The following coding sequences lie in one Sporichthyaceae bacterium genomic window:
- a CDS encoding CrcB family protein, with product MRVAPLVAVAVGGFAGGLARYAIGEAWPTRTDGFPAATFAINTSGAFVLACVLLLALEVLPPTTYVRPLLGTGFCGAYTTFSSVAVSSDQLVHHGHSGIAAEYVALSLVAGLAVVVATLAVGRRVVGAVPLGRGGGR from the coding sequence TTGCGCGTCGCGCCGCTGGTCGCGGTCGCGGTCGGCGGGTTCGCCGGCGGCCTGGCGCGGTACGCGATCGGCGAGGCCTGGCCCACCCGGACCGATGGATTCCCGGCGGCCACCTTCGCGATCAACACCTCCGGGGCGTTCGTGCTGGCCTGCGTGCTGCTGCTGGCGCTCGAGGTCCTGCCGCCGACGACCTACGTGCGGCCCCTGCTCGGCACCGGGTTCTGCGGGGCCTACACGACGTTCTCCTCGGTCGCCGTCAGCAGCGACCAACTCGTGCACCACGGCCACAGCGGCATTGCCGCCGAGTACGTGGCGCTCAGCCTGGTAGCCGGCCTGGCCGTGGTCGTGGCGACGCTGGCCGTCGGCCGGCGAGTCGTCGGCGCCGTGCCCCTGGGTCGAGGCGGCGGCCGATGA
- a CDS encoding glycosyl hydrolase: protein MGAHRLRPQRRRIGRWLPLRYTSLAAAAAVAVTMTGPAPSALATARDPRASTVARALRGAARDVGSDRVFGLSSPGLDGGLATATATTMALGRSLGVLNFYEAWSQFGPLPVDTLNAIAQRGTLPEITWEPWDPNRHAAQPDYTPDRIASGAFDDYIDWWAKSAARYGKPLLMRFAHEMNGTTYPWAPAVNGGGAESFVAAWRHVHQRFSAAGATNVIWVWSPNVTMGLPTPLKSVWPGRDYVDVVAVDGYNYGADHPDWGGWNQPHRLFAATIHQVERLAPDKPLWVNETGSTEHGGDKAAWITDLLAYLRTTRATGLVWFDFDVPGEPDFRLASSPQSFAAAAGSLRDW, encoded by the coding sequence GTGGGAGCGCATCGTCTTCGACCGCAGCGCCGCCGGATCGGTCGGTGGTTGCCGCTGCGGTACACGTCCTTGGCGGCGGCAGCAGCCGTTGCGGTCACCATGACCGGCCCGGCGCCGTCGGCGCTGGCCACCGCCCGTGACCCGCGGGCAAGCACTGTCGCCCGAGCGTTGCGGGGTGCGGCCCGCGATGTCGGTTCGGACCGGGTGTTCGGCCTGTCCTCACCCGGCCTGGACGGCGGCCTGGCGACCGCGACCGCGACCACGATGGCGTTGGGGCGTTCGCTGGGGGTGCTGAACTTCTACGAGGCCTGGTCGCAATTCGGGCCGTTGCCGGTCGATACGCTGAACGCGATCGCGCAACGCGGCACCCTGCCGGAGATCACCTGGGAGCCTTGGGACCCGAACCGGCACGCCGCCCAGCCGGACTACACCCCGGACCGAATCGCCTCGGGAGCCTTCGACGACTACATCGACTGGTGGGCGAAATCGGCCGCCCGGTACGGGAAACCGCTGCTGATGCGGTTCGCCCACGAGATGAACGGCACCACGTACCCGTGGGCGCCGGCGGTCAACGGTGGCGGTGCGGAATCGTTCGTGGCGGCCTGGCGGCACGTCCACCAGCGATTCTCGGCCGCCGGGGCGACCAACGTCATCTGGGTCTGGAGTCCCAACGTGACCATGGGTCTGCCGACCCCGCTCAAGTCGGTCTGGCCCGGCCGCGACTACGTGGACGTCGTGGCCGTGGACGGCTACAACTATGGCGCCGACCACCCCGACTGGGGCGGTTGGAACCAGCCGCACCGGTTGTTCGCCGCGACCATCCACCAGGTCGAGCGGCTCGCGCCGGACAAGCCGTTGTGGGTCAACGAGACCGGGTCGACCGAGCACGGGGGCGACAAGGCCGCGTGGATCACCGACCTACTGGCCTACCTGCGAACCACCCGGGCGACCGGGCTGGTCTGGTTCGACTTCGACGTACCGGGGGAGCCGGATTTCCGGCTGGCCAGTTCCCCGCAGTCGTTCGCAGCGGCAGCGGGCTCCCTGCGGGACTGGTGA
- the galU gene encoding UTP--glucose-1-phosphate uridylyltransferase GalU, whose product MSALLKAVIPAAGLGTRFLPATKATPKEMLPIVDKPAIEYVVEEAVAAGLCDVLMITGRNKRALEDHFDRNYELEAILAAKSDKPTLAKVRASSELATMHYVRQRDPRGLGHAVLCAAQHVGDEPFAVLLGDDLIDPRDPLLDRMIKVRQRRGGSVIALLEVPPDQIGRYGCAAVVPSGLDGILRVTDLVEKPDPAVAPSNLAIIGRYVLEPAVFDVLRRTAPGRGGEIQLTDALRSLAVGDGGGPVHAVVFQGRRYDTGDRADYLRTVVRLACEREDLGPEFRDWLAWFVADEMQNCVAEQLVGASAARGVASPIRTRLAGTYIQVPGQAVRWGR is encoded by the coding sequence GTGAGCGCCCTGCTGAAGGCCGTGATCCCGGCCGCGGGACTGGGCACCCGCTTCCTGCCTGCGACCAAGGCGACGCCGAAGGAGATGCTCCCGATCGTCGACAAGCCCGCGATCGAGTACGTCGTCGAGGAGGCGGTTGCCGCCGGTCTGTGCGACGTCCTGATGATCACCGGCCGCAACAAGCGCGCGCTGGAGGACCACTTCGACCGCAACTACGAACTCGAGGCGATCCTCGCCGCGAAGTCCGACAAGCCGACGCTGGCCAAGGTCCGTGCCTCCAGCGAGTTGGCGACGATGCACTACGTACGGCAGCGCGACCCGCGCGGGCTCGGCCACGCGGTGCTGTGCGCTGCGCAGCACGTGGGCGACGAGCCGTTCGCGGTCCTGCTCGGCGACGACCTGATCGACCCACGGGATCCCTTGCTGGATCGGATGATCAAGGTGCGGCAACGTCGCGGCGGCAGCGTGATCGCGTTGCTGGAGGTGCCGCCGGACCAGATCGGGAGGTACGGCTGCGCCGCGGTCGTGCCCAGCGGCCTGGACGGGATCCTGCGGGTCACCGACCTGGTCGAGAAGCCCGACCCCGCGGTGGCGCCGAGCAATCTGGCGATCATCGGCCGCTATGTGCTGGAGCCGGCGGTGTTCGACGTACTGCGCCGCACCGCGCCGGGGCGCGGCGGGGAGATCCAGTTGACCGACGCGCTGCGCTCGCTGGCCGTCGGCGACGGCGGCGGGCCCGTGCACGCAGTGGTCTTCCAGGGACGCCGCTACGACACCGGCGACCGTGCCGACTACCTGCGCACGGTGGTCCGACTGGCCTGCGAGCGCGAGGATCTGGGCCCGGAGTTCCGCGACTGGCTGGCCTGGTTCGTCGCTGACGAGATGCAGAACTGTGTCGCGGAGCAACTGGTCGGCGCGAGCGCGGCGCGCGGTGTCGCCTCGCCGATCCGGACGCGGTTGGCCGGGACCTACATCCAGGTGCCCGGGCAGGCCGTCCGGTGGGGCAGGTGA
- the crcB gene encoding fluoride efflux transporter CrcB produces MMLAVWVSLAASAGAVARYLMDRFVQARHRTGLPFGTFFINLIGTFVLGLVTAAGAGHHMDASLGTVIGVGLCGGFTTWSTFCWETVALFESGAGAGAVLNMAGSLTLGAGAAALGLALGSL; encoded by the coding sequence ATGATGCTCGCCGTCTGGGTCTCGCTGGCCGCCTCGGCCGGCGCGGTCGCGCGCTACCTGATGGACCGCTTCGTGCAGGCCCGGCACCGCACCGGGCTGCCGTTCGGCACGTTCTTCATCAACCTGATCGGGACGTTCGTGCTCGGTTTGGTCACCGCCGCGGGCGCCGGGCACCACATGGACGCCTCGCTCGGCACCGTGATCGGCGTCGGGCTGTGCGGCGGGTTCACCACCTGGTCGACGTTCTGCTGGGAGACGGTGGCGCTGTTCGAGTCCGGCGCCGGTGCCGGGGCGGTCCTGAACATGGCAGGCAGCCTGACCCTCGGTGCTGGGGCGGCGGCGCTGGGCCTGGCCCTGGGCAGCTTGTGA
- a CDS encoding peptidase inhibitor family I36 protein, producing MRLVHALAGPAALVALVPMLVIHPAAASAAGLDQCASHKVCFWSKPGFQGLPQFDDADPNSDCAGMDHVQSVWYRDGSPGVVLELWHDATCAGPPDAVSVPGWKADDFVVGSYKLEVHATVTPAAAFPKPTHRGDSLRSQSARGVFAAA from the coding sequence GTGCGCTTGGTGCATGCCCTTGCCGGGCCGGCCGCGTTGGTGGCGCTCGTGCCGATGCTCGTGATCCATCCAGCCGCGGCGTCCGCTGCCGGCCTCGATCAGTGCGCCAGCCACAAGGTGTGCTTCTGGAGCAAGCCCGGTTTCCAGGGGCTGCCCCAGTTCGACGATGCGGATCCGAACTCCGACTGCGCGGGCATGGACCACGTCCAGTCGGTCTGGTACCGCGACGGCTCTCCCGGGGTCGTGCTGGAGCTCTGGCACGACGCGACCTGCGCCGGCCCGCCGGACGCCGTGTCGGTGCCCGGCTGGAAGGCCGACGACTTCGTCGTCGGCAGCTACAAGCTCGAGGTGCACGCCACGGTGACGCCCGCCGCGGCCTTCCCGAAGCCGACTCATCGAGGTGACTCATTGAGGTCACAATCGGCGCGCGGCGTCTTCGCCGCGGCCTGA
- a CDS encoding globin domain-containing protein — protein sequence MAVERHDLIKDSFASVEPMADRVAADFYARMFVEAPDLRALFPAAMDVQRNRLFGALVRIVHGWDRPDSMTGFLEQLGRDHRKFGVKAGHYEAMGRAFLWSLKRHAGPAVWTPEVEAAWVAAFSDIAITMIAAARSAADQTPDWWLAEVVHHELRGPDTAVMTLRPDQELPFQAGQYVSVETPWWPRVWRYYSIANAPRPDRLIEVHVKKIDAGWVSTALVRQAGLGDVVRLGHPMGTMIADRTSTRDMLMLAGGTGLGPMKAILADMARWNWYRRVFLVMGARHSEEFYDLPALNAFAREHEWLTVVPAVSEDANYPGERGLAVDVALRHGEWTDHDVLIAGSGAMIRGSISRLLDADVPLLRIKFDDFGDAN from the coding sequence ATGGCGGTGGAGCGGCACGACCTGATCAAGGACAGCTTCGCATCGGTCGAACCGATGGCCGATCGCGTCGCTGCCGACTTCTACGCACGGATGTTCGTCGAGGCGCCGGACCTGCGTGCGCTGTTCCCCGCGGCGATGGACGTGCAGCGGAATCGATTGTTCGGTGCCTTGGTGCGGATCGTCCACGGCTGGGACCGACCCGATTCCATGACCGGCTTCCTGGAGCAGCTCGGCCGCGACCATCGCAAGTTCGGGGTCAAGGCCGGCCACTACGAGGCGATGGGCCGAGCGTTCCTGTGGTCGCTGAAGCGGCACGCCGGGCCGGCCGTCTGGACGCCGGAGGTCGAGGCCGCCTGGGTGGCGGCGTTCTCCGACATCGCGATCACGATGATCGCCGCGGCTCGCTCGGCCGCGGACCAGACGCCGGACTGGTGGCTGGCCGAGGTCGTGCACCACGAACTGCGGGGCCCGGACACCGCCGTGATGACTCTGCGCCCCGATCAGGAACTGCCCTTCCAGGCCGGCCAGTACGTCTCGGTGGAGACGCCCTGGTGGCCCCGGGTGTGGCGGTACTACTCGATCGCCAACGCTCCCCGGCCGGACAGGCTGATCGAGGTGCACGTCAAGAAGATCGACGCCGGTTGGGTCAGCACCGCGCTGGTGCGCCAGGCCGGCCTCGGCGACGTCGTGCGCCTCGGACACCCGATGGGCACGATGATCGCCGACCGGACCTCGACCCGCGACATGCTGATGCTCGCCGGCGGCACGGGCCTGGGCCCGATGAAGGCGATCCTGGCGGACATGGCCCGGTGGAACTGGTACCGCCGGGTGTTCCTCGTGATGGGCGCCCGGCACAGCGAGGAGTTCTACGACCTGCCGGCGCTGAACGCGTTCGCGCGGGAGCACGAGTGGCTGACCGTCGTGCCGGCGGTCTCCGAGGACGCGAACTACCCGGGCGAGCGCGGGCTCGCCGTCGACGTGGCGCTGCGGCATGGGGAGTGGACCGATCACGACGTGCTGATCGCCGGGTCCGGCGCGATGATCCGCGGCAGCATCTCCCGGCTGCTGGACGCCGATGTGCCGCTGTTGCGAATCAAGTTCGACGACTTCGGCGACGCGAACTGA